From Micromonospora nigra, one genomic window encodes:
- a CDS encoding ATP-dependent DNA helicase UvrD2 — MVVHSTSERVLGGLDPEQRAAVTAPAGPVCVLAGAGTGKTRAVTSRIAHRSLRGEISPRHVLAVTFTARAAAEMRSRLTALGVPGVQARTFHAAALRQVRYFAPRLLAGRAMPELLDSKVRLVTLAATRVGLRADRAAARDLAGEIEWAKSSLVEPGEYVVAAAKALRDTPHEPARVAEVFAAYEKLKRSGGVIDFEDMLRAAVWGIEEHPDVAEQIRAQYRHFVVDEYQDVNPLQQRLLEVWLGGRDDLTVVGDASQTIYSFTGATSAYLIDFPRRHRGATVVRLVRDYRSTPQVVGLANAVISQARGAEARLRLELVGQRPPGPEPELRIFTDEPAEAAAVAARCRALVDAGTPAREIAVLFRTNAQSEAYEKALTEVGVPYVVQGAERFFERAEVRQAMVALRAATRSIPARTPLPAAVVEALAAVGWTPDAPPAGGAAREQWEALAALVQLAGDYAGSQLLPIGEAATVERPVSLADFTDELARRAAAQHVPTVDGVTLASLHSAKGLEWDAVFLVGLAEGTLPTSYARTPGQVEEERRLLYVGVTRAREWLWLSYASARSPGGRARRPSRFLPQLDRSGGGERAGGPARRPAERRRVQVVSCRVCGATLLAGGDRKLGRCLTCPSDIDDELHERLREWRQRVAGAQRVPGYVVFTDATLVALAERRPTRAEELIAIAGIGPRKLGLYGEAVLALVGGAAVDEICPQKSF, encoded by the coding sequence GTGGTGGTTCACTCGACGTCCGAACGCGTGCTCGGCGGGCTCGACCCGGAGCAGCGGGCGGCGGTGACCGCCCCGGCCGGCCCCGTCTGTGTGCTGGCCGGTGCCGGCACGGGCAAGACCCGGGCCGTCACCTCCCGGATCGCCCACCGGTCGCTGCGCGGGGAGATCTCCCCCCGGCACGTGCTCGCGGTCACCTTCACCGCCCGCGCCGCCGCCGAGATGCGCAGCCGGCTCACCGCGCTCGGGGTGCCCGGCGTGCAGGCGCGCACCTTCCACGCCGCGGCCCTGCGCCAGGTGCGCTACTTCGCGCCCCGGCTGCTGGCCGGAAGGGCCATGCCGGAACTGCTGGACAGCAAGGTCCGGCTGGTCACCCTCGCCGCGACCCGGGTCGGCCTGCGGGCCGACCGGGCCGCCGCGCGGGACCTGGCCGGTGAGATCGAGTGGGCCAAGTCGTCGCTGGTCGAACCGGGCGAGTACGTGGTCGCGGCGGCCAAGGCGCTGCGGGACACCCCGCACGAGCCGGCGCGGGTCGCCGAGGTGTTCGCCGCGTACGAGAAGCTCAAACGTTCCGGCGGGGTGATCGACTTCGAGGACATGCTGCGCGCCGCCGTCTGGGGCATCGAGGAGCACCCGGACGTCGCCGAGCAGATTCGCGCGCAGTACCGGCACTTCGTGGTCGACGAGTACCAGGACGTCAACCCTCTCCAGCAGCGGCTGCTGGAGGTGTGGCTCGGTGGCCGGGACGACCTGACCGTGGTCGGCGACGCCAGCCAGACGATCTACTCGTTCACGGGGGCGACGTCGGCTTATCTGATCGACTTCCCGCGCCGGCACCGGGGGGCCACCGTGGTCCGGCTGGTTCGCGACTACCGGTCCACGCCGCAGGTCGTCGGGTTGGCCAACGCGGTGATCTCACAGGCCCGGGGCGCGGAGGCGAGGCTGCGGCTGGAGCTGGTCGGCCAGCGCCCACCCGGTCCCGAACCCGAGTTGCGGATCTTCACCGACGAGCCGGCCGAGGCCGCCGCCGTCGCCGCCCGCTGCCGGGCCCTGGTCGACGCCGGCACCCCGGCCCGGGAGATCGCCGTGCTGTTCCGCACCAACGCGCAGTCCGAGGCGTACGAGAAGGCGCTCACCGAGGTCGGGGTGCCGTACGTGGTGCAGGGTGCGGAACGGTTCTTCGAGCGGGCCGAGGTGCGCCAGGCGATGGTGGCGCTGCGGGCGGCGACCCGGTCGATCCCGGCCCGGACGCCGCTGCCGGCGGCCGTGGTGGAGGCGCTCGCCGCCGTCGGCTGGACACCCGACGCGCCACCGGCCGGGGGCGCGGCGCGTGAACAGTGGGAGGCGCTGGCCGCGCTGGTGCAACTCGCCGGGGATTACGCGGGGTCGCAGCTTCTGCCCATCGGCGAGGCCGCCACGGTGGAACGGCCGGTCAGCCTGGCCGACTTCACCGACGAGCTGGCCCGCCGGGCCGCCGCGCAGCACGTGCCCACCGTCGACGGGGTGACCCTGGCCTCGCTGCACTCCGCGAAGGGGCTGGAGTGGGACGCCGTCTTCCTGGTGGGGCTCGCCGAGGGCACCCTGCCCACGTCGTACGCGCGGACACCCGGGCAGGTCGAGGAGGAACGCCGGCTGCTCTATGTCGGCGTCACCCGGGCGCGGGAGTGGCTCTGGCTGTCGTACGCCTCGGCCCGGTCCCCGGGCGGGCGGGCCCGACGCCCCTCGCGGTTCCTGCCGCAGCTCGACCGCTCCGGCGGCGGCGAGCGGGCCGGTGGACCCGCCCGGCGGCCGGCGGAGCGGCGGCGCGTGCAGGTGGTGTCCTGCCGGGTCTGCGGCGCGACCCTCCTCGCCGGCGGGGACCGCAAACTCGGTCGGTGCCTTACCTGCCCCTCGGACATCGACGACGAGTTGCACGAGCGGCTGCGTGAGTGGCGGCAGCGGGTGGCCGGCGCGCAGCGGGTGCCCGGGTACGTCGTCTTCACCGACGCCACCCTGGTCGCGCTGGCGGAGCGGCGACCCACCCGGGCGGAGGAGCTGATCGCGATCGCCGGGATCGGGCCGCGCAAGCTGGGCCTGTACGGCGAGGCGGTGCTGGCCTTGGTGGGGGGCGCGGCGGTCGACGAGATCTGCCCGCAGAAAAGTTTCTGA
- a CDS encoding ThiF family adenylyltransferase — translation MNRAPLPRPTLLPGLTRLWRDRHTLQLGLEPGRAILVEIADPRAARLLDLLDGTRSERHVLTRASGADVRPQDVRHLLDALRTAGLVVPAHSLLPRDLAEPRRARLGAEAGALALAAARLPGTPAQVLRRRLSARVVVTGTGRLGAPVALALAQAGVGHVSPDLPGRVGPADLVGTGVPATEVGRPLADAVRDAVDRLAPGTLTGPLRRGRVDLVVQLSAGRPAALLAAGHARRRQAHLLVGVREGVAVVGPTVRPPAGPCLHCLDLHRTDRDPAWPVLAAQLATDDPGGACAATTLMAGAAYATSEALTHLDGGVPETVGTAVEVIGVGQVRRRHWPPHPRCGCSGQAR, via the coding sequence ATGAACCGTGCTCCTCTCCCCCGCCCCACCCTGCTACCCGGTCTCACCCGGCTCTGGCGGGACCGGCACACCCTCCAGCTCGGCCTCGAACCCGGGCGGGCGATCCTGGTGGAGATCGCCGACCCTCGGGCGGCCCGGCTGCTGGACCTGCTCGACGGCACCCGCAGCGAACGCCACGTGCTGACCAGGGCGAGCGGGGCCGACGTCCGCCCACAGGACGTCCGCCACCTGCTCGACGCCCTGCGGACGGCCGGGCTGGTCGTACCCGCGCACTCCCTGCTGCCCCGCGACCTGGCCGAGCCCCGGCGGGCCCGGCTCGGCGCGGAGGCCGGCGCGCTCGCGCTCGCCGCCGCCCGGCTGCCGGGCACGCCGGCCCAGGTGCTGCGACGGCGGCTGTCCGCCCGGGTGGTGGTGACCGGCACCGGCCGACTCGGCGCTCCGGTCGCCCTCGCCCTGGCCCAGGCCGGCGTGGGGCACGTCAGCCCCGACCTGCCGGGCCGGGTCGGCCCCGCCGATCTGGTCGGCACGGGCGTGCCGGCCACCGAGGTGGGACGCCCGCTGGCCGACGCGGTACGCGACGCCGTGGACCGCCTCGCCCCGGGCACGCTGACCGGGCCGCTGCGGCGGGGCCGGGTCGACCTCGTCGTCCAACTCTCCGCCGGGCGGCCGGCGGCGCTGTTGGCCGCCGGTCACGCCCGACGCCGGCAGGCGCACCTGCTGGTCGGCGTCCGGGAGGGGGTCGCGGTGGTCGGCCCGACCGTGCGACCGCCCGCCGGGCCGTGCCTGCACTGCCTCGACCTGCACCGCACCGATCGCGACCCTGCCTGGCCCGTGCTGGCCGCACAGCTCGCCACGGACGATCCCGGCGGGGCGTGCGCCGCCACCACCCTGATGGCGGGGGCCGCGTACGCCACCTCGGAGGCGTTGACCCACCTCGACGGGGGTGTCCCGGAGACCGTGGGCACGGCGGTGGAGGTGATCGGGGTGGGCCAGGTGCGCCGTCGGCACTGGCCGCCGCACCCCCGGTGCGGCTGCTCGGGCCAGGCACGGTGA
- a CDS encoding UPF0182 family protein gives MRSSSPLPRMSRRGRVTIGVLVGVFVLFTLLGWGVQAWTDWLWFDEVDYTGVFTGVLVTRLLLFLSIGLGMAVIVGGNLWLAHRLRPRMRPHSPEQATLERYRMLLSPRLGLWIGVVAAVVGLFAGLSAQTRWNQWLLFRNGGDFGIKDPEFGVDVGFYVFDLPFWRYLLGVGFTAVVLSLIGALAVHYLFGGVRLQGVGDRMSNAARAHLSTLVALFVLLKAVAYVLDRRAMLLEYNDGANVYGAGYADINALLPAKEILAYISVVVALAIIIFSNAWMRNLVWPGISLALLGVSAVAIGGIYPWAVQTFEVKPSARDKEAPYIQRSIDATRAAFHLTDTRSSAYSASNLTPPESLATDTAVVPNARLLDPQLVSETYTQLQQVRGFYDFGPKLDIDRYTVENNTQDYVVGVREINYSALTAQQSNWINRHTVYTHGYGLVAAPANQVVCGGQPYFVSGFLGEQQQEACSSQTERIPASQPRIYYGEQMEDGDYAIVGKPSDDANPAEFDRPAGDGEGGPEAYYTYTGSGGVEIGSFTRRLLYAIKEQEANFLLADAVNENSKLLYVRNPRDRVEKVAPFLTVDGDPYPAVVGGRVKWIVDGYTTSATYPYAERVNLQQETTDELTGRGTFQLARENVNYIRNSVKATVDAYDGTVTLYEFDENDPVLKAWNKAFGGELVTPKTEIPADLAAHFRYPADLFKVQRNLLTRFHVTNPGDFYSGQDFWQVPNVPDAPDSGQKQPPYYLYTQFPGQDSPRFQLTSAVTPNGRQNLAALISGSYEDGRPTLQVLELPDQTRISGPVQVHQQMTNNANIRQQLNLLSSNQAQVQYGNLLSLPFADGMLYVEPVYVKSNQGDAYPLLQKVLLSYGDGGSFVVLADSLTDGVKQLVEQGKRAAPGGTPPPPPPGEGETPPPAGETPPPGEAPPLTGELATAAARVQAAITEVRAAQASGDFERYGRALKALDEALTAFQQAQQAATPAPGGSPAASPSGTPPPNPGG, from the coding sequence ATGCGTAGCAGCAGCCCCCTGCCGAGGATGAGCCGACGCGGACGCGTCACGATCGGTGTGCTGGTCGGGGTGTTCGTGCTATTCACCCTGCTCGGCTGGGGTGTCCAGGCGTGGACGGACTGGTTGTGGTTCGACGAGGTCGACTACACCGGGGTCTTCACCGGGGTGCTCGTCACCCGGCTGTTGCTGTTCCTCAGCATCGGCCTGGGCATGGCGGTGATCGTCGGCGGCAACCTGTGGCTGGCCCACCGGCTGCGCCCCCGGATGCGCCCGCACTCGCCGGAACAGGCCACCCTGGAACGCTACCGGATGTTGCTCTCGCCGCGCCTCGGGCTGTGGATCGGGGTCGTCGCCGCGGTCGTCGGCCTCTTCGCCGGCCTCTCCGCGCAGACCCGCTGGAACCAGTGGCTGCTGTTCCGCAACGGCGGCGACTTCGGGATCAAGGACCCGGAGTTCGGGGTCGACGTCGGCTTCTACGTGTTCGACCTGCCCTTCTGGCGTTACCTGCTCGGAGTGGGTTTCACCGCGGTGGTGCTGTCGCTGATCGGCGCGCTCGCCGTGCACTACCTGTTCGGTGGCGTCCGGTTGCAGGGCGTCGGCGACCGGATGAGCAACGCCGCACGCGCCCACCTGAGCACCCTGGTCGCGCTCTTCGTCCTGCTCAAGGCCGTCGCGTACGTGCTCGACCGGCGGGCCATGCTGCTGGAGTACAACGACGGCGCGAACGTCTACGGCGCCGGGTACGCCGACATCAACGCGCTGCTGCCGGCCAAGGAGATCCTCGCCTACATCTCCGTGGTCGTCGCCCTGGCGATCATCATCTTCTCCAACGCCTGGATGCGGAACCTGGTCTGGCCGGGCATCTCGCTGGCCCTGCTGGGCGTGTCGGCGGTGGCCATCGGCGGCATCTACCCCTGGGCGGTGCAGACCTTCGAGGTCAAGCCGAGTGCCCGGGACAAGGAGGCCCCGTACATCCAGCGCAGCATCGACGCCACCCGGGCCGCGTTCCACCTGACCGACACGCGGTCCTCGGCGTACTCGGCGAGCAACCTGACCCCGCCCGAGAGCCTGGCCACCGACACGGCGGTGGTGCCCAACGCCCGGCTGCTCGACCCGCAGCTGGTCAGCGAGACCTACACGCAGCTCCAGCAGGTGCGTGGTTTCTACGACTTCGGCCCGAAGCTGGACATCGACCGGTACACCGTCGAGAACAACACGCAGGACTACGTGGTCGGCGTACGCGAGATCAACTACAGCGCGCTGACCGCCCAGCAGAGCAACTGGATCAACCGGCACACCGTCTACACCCACGGCTACGGGCTGGTGGCCGCCCCGGCCAACCAGGTGGTCTGCGGCGGGCAGCCCTACTTCGTCTCCGGCTTCCTCGGCGAGCAGCAGCAGGAGGCGTGCTCCTCGCAGACCGAGCGGATCCCGGCGAGCCAGCCGCGGATCTACTACGGCGAGCAGATGGAGGACGGGGACTACGCCATCGTGGGCAAGCCGAGCGACGACGCCAACCCGGCCGAGTTCGACCGCCCGGCCGGCGACGGCGAGGGTGGCCCCGAGGCGTACTACACCTACACCGGCTCCGGTGGCGTCGAGATCGGCTCGTTCACCCGCCGACTGCTGTACGCGATCAAGGAGCAGGAGGCCAACTTCCTGCTCGCCGATGCGGTGAACGAGAACTCCAAGCTCCTCTACGTGCGCAACCCGCGCGACCGGGTCGAGAAGGTCGCCCCGTTCCTCACCGTCGACGGCGACCCGTACCCGGCGGTGGTCGGCGGGCGGGTGAAGTGGATCGTGGACGGCTACACCACCTCCGCGACCTACCCGTACGCCGAGCGGGTCAACCTCCAGCAGGAGACCACCGACGAGTTGACCGGCCGGGGCACCTTCCAGCTCGCCCGGGAGAACGTCAACTACATCCGCAACTCGGTCAAGGCCACCGTCGACGCCTACGACGGCACCGTCACCCTGTACGAGTTCGACGAGAACGACCCGGTGCTCAAGGCGTGGAACAAGGCCTTCGGCGGCGAGCTGGTCACGCCGAAGACGGAGATCCCCGCAGACCTGGCGGCGCACTTCCGCTACCCGGCCGACCTGTTCAAGGTGCAGCGCAACCTGCTGACCCGGTTCCACGTCACCAACCCCGGCGACTTCTACTCCGGCCAGGACTTCTGGCAGGTGCCGAACGTGCCGGACGCGCCGGACAGCGGCCAGAAGCAGCCGCCGTACTACCTCTACACCCAGTTCCCGGGCCAGGATTCGCCGCGCTTCCAGCTCACCAGCGCGGTGACCCCGAACGGGCGGCAGAACCTCGCCGCGCTGATCTCCGGGTCGTACGAGGACGGCCGACCGACCCTGCAGGTGCTGGAACTGCCGGACCAGACCCGGATCTCGGGCCCGGTGCAGGTGCACCAGCAGATGACCAACAACGCCAACATCCGGCAGCAGCTGAACCTGCTCTCGTCGAACCAGGCCCAGGTGCAGTACGGCAACCTGCTGTCCCTGCCGTTCGCCGACGGGATGCTCTACGTCGAGCCGGTCTACGTCAAGAGCAACCAGGGCGACGCGTACCCGCTGCTGCAGAAGGTGCTGCTCTCCTACGGTGACGGCGGCTCCTTCGTGGTGCTGGCCGACAGCCTCACCGACGGCGTCAAGCAACTGGTCGAGCAGGGCAAGCGCGCCGCGCCGGGCGGCACGCCCCCGCCGCCACCGCCGGGCGAGGGGGAGACCCCGCCGCCGGCCGGTGAGACGCCGCCGCCCGGCGAGGCACCGCCGCTGACCGGCGAACTCGCCACCGCCGCCGCCCGGGTGCAGGCCGCGATCACCGAGGTGCGGGCCGCGCAGGCGTCCGGCGACTTCGAGCGGTACGGCCGGGCGCTCAAGGCCCTCGACGAGGCGCTGACGGCGTTCCAGCAGGCCCAGCAGGCCGCCACCCCCGCACCGGGTGGCAGCCCGGCGGCGAGCCCTTCGGGAACGCCGCCACCGAACCCCGGCGGCTGA
- a CDS encoding WhiB family transcriptional regulator — translation MSLALAPLDVTVEVEANLPCRKFDPDLWFSDSPTDLELAKSLCGDCPLRVECLAGAVERAEPWGVWGGEIFERGAVVPRKRPRGRPRKEDLARDAALRVEAEARLAANGLSTRDAVRLAA, via the coding sequence ATGAGTCTGGCGTTGGCCCCACTCGACGTGACCGTCGAGGTGGAGGCGAACCTGCCCTGCCGGAAGTTCGACCCCGACCTGTGGTTCTCCGACTCGCCCACCGACCTGGAGCTGGCCAAGTCGCTCTGCGGGGACTGCCCGCTGCGCGTCGAGTGCCTGGCCGGCGCGGTCGAGCGGGCCGAACCCTGGGGCGTCTGGGGCGGCGAGATCTTCGAGCGTGGCGCGGTCGTCCCGCGCAAGCGGCCCCGGGGCCGTCCGCGCAAGGAGGACCTGGCCCGCGACGCCGCGCTCCGGGTCGAGGCCGAGGCGCGGCTGGCAGCCAACGGGCTGTCCACCCGCGACGCGGTCCGGCTGGCGGCCTGA
- a CDS encoding ABC1 kinase family protein: protein MTDIPRRAVSRTAKLAALPLGFAGRTVLGMGKRVTGLASDVISAEIQQRTAEQLFSVLGQLKGGAMKFGQALSVFEAALPEEVAAPYRQALTKLQESAPPLPAASVHKVLAEQLGPAWRERFVSFDDTPEAAASIGQVHRALWREDDGSGRDVAVKIQYPGAGDALLADLKQLSRLGGMFRALQPGLDIKPLLVELRERITEELDYELEAESQRAFAAAYADDPEIFVPAVVSSAPRVLVTEWVEGTPLADIIREGSEEQRDHAGRLMATLHLSAPTRAGLLHADPHPGNFRVLPDGRLGVIDFGAVARMPEGTPEPIGRIAGLALRGDADEVVAGLRAEGFVSPTEEIDAQAVLDFLRPMLEPIAAPEFRFTRAWLRAEAARLASPRSPAYQLSRQLNLPPSYLLIHRVTLGSIGVLCQLEAKAPYRAVLQRWLPGFAPTG from the coding sequence GTGACCGACATCCCGCGCCGGGCTGTGTCCCGGACCGCCAAGCTCGCCGCTCTGCCGCTCGGCTTCGCCGGTCGGACCGTCCTCGGCATGGGAAAGCGCGTCACCGGGCTCGCCTCCGACGTCATCTCCGCGGAGATCCAGCAGCGCACCGCCGAGCAGCTGTTCAGCGTGCTGGGCCAGCTCAAGGGCGGTGCGATGAAGTTCGGTCAGGCGCTGTCGGTGTTCGAGGCGGCCCTGCCGGAGGAGGTCGCCGCCCCTTACCGGCAGGCGCTGACGAAACTCCAGGAGTCGGCCCCGCCGCTGCCCGCCGCCAGCGTGCACAAGGTGCTCGCCGAGCAGCTCGGCCCGGCCTGGCGGGAGCGGTTCGTCTCCTTCGACGACACCCCCGAGGCGGCGGCCAGCATCGGGCAGGTGCACCGGGCGCTGTGGCGGGAGGACGACGGCAGCGGCCGGGACGTGGCAGTCAAGATCCAGTATCCGGGGGCTGGGGACGCCCTGCTCGCCGACCTCAAGCAGCTGTCCCGCCTCGGCGGGATGTTCCGGGCGCTCCAGCCGGGCCTGGACATCAAGCCGCTGCTGGTGGAGTTGCGCGAACGGATCACCGAGGAGCTCGACTACGAGCTGGAGGCCGAGTCGCAGCGCGCCTTCGCCGCCGCCTACGCCGACGACCCGGAGATCTTCGTCCCGGCTGTGGTGTCCTCGGCGCCACGGGTGCTGGTCACCGAGTGGGTGGAGGGCACCCCGCTGGCCGACATCATCCGCGAGGGCAGCGAGGAACAGCGCGACCACGCGGGTCGGCTGATGGCCACCCTGCACCTGTCCGCGCCGACGCGCGCCGGCCTGCTGCACGCCGACCCGCATCCGGGCAACTTCCGGGTGCTGCCCGACGGGCGCCTCGGCGTCATCGACTTCGGCGCGGTCGCCCGGATGCCCGAGGGAACACCGGAGCCGATCGGCCGCATCGCCGGACTGGCGTTGCGCGGCGACGCCGACGAGGTGGTGGCCGGGCTGCGGGCCGAGGGGTTCGTGAGTCCGACCGAGGAGATCGACGCGCAGGCCGTACTCGACTTCCTGCGACCGATGCTGGAACCGATCGCCGCACCCGAGTTCCGGTTCACCCGGGCCTGGCTGCGCGCCGAGGCGGCCCGGCTGGCCAGCCCGCGCTCACCCGCCTACCAGCTGAGCCGCCAGCTCAACCTGCCGCCTTCCTACCTGCTCATCCACCGGGTGACGCTCGGGTCGATCGGGGTGCTGTGCCAGTTGGAGGCCAAGGCCCCCTACCGGGCGGTCCTGCAACGCTGGCTGCCCGGCTTCGCCCCCACCGGCTGA
- a CDS encoding M48 family metallopeptidase: MAGVRKPVVEVRRSQRRRRTVSAYRDGERVVVLIPDQFSRAEESEWVDRMLARLAAREGRFVRSDAELLTRANRLITLHLAEYGDRARPASVRWVTNQNGRWGSCTPADRSIRISHRIQDMPDWVIDYVLLHELAHLIVPSHNAQFWALVGRYPKTERARGYLEGVAAVSGTPD, encoded by the coding sequence ATGGCAGGGGTGCGGAAGCCGGTCGTCGAGGTACGGCGCAGCCAGCGCCGGCGACGCACAGTGTCCGCGTACCGGGACGGCGAGCGGGTGGTCGTGCTCATCCCCGACCAGTTCTCGCGGGCCGAGGAGAGCGAGTGGGTCGACCGGATGCTCGCCCGGCTCGCCGCCAGGGAGGGCCGGTTCGTCCGCTCCGACGCCGAACTGCTGACCCGCGCCAACCGGTTGATCACCCTGCACCTCGCCGAGTACGGCGACCGTGCCCGGCCCGCCAGCGTGCGCTGGGTGACCAACCAGAACGGGCGGTGGGGCTCCTGCACCCCGGCGGACCGGTCCATCCGCATCTCGCACCGGATCCAGGACATGCCCGACTGGGTCATCGACTACGTGCTGCTGCACGAGTTGGCCCACCTCATCGTGCCCAGCCACAACGCCCAGTTCTGGGCGCTGGTCGGCCGGTACCCGAAGACCGAACGGGCCCGCGGCTACCTGGAGGGCGTCGCCGCGGTCTCCGGCACGCCGGACTGA
- a CDS encoding YlbL family protein: protein MRRRGLTVLLGALLTTLLSIGVLGTPIPYVVLGPGPTVNTLGEEDGRDVIQVTGRETSRSAGQLRLTTVGVQPGVRLRSAIQGWFSDEEAVVPRELVYPPGETQEEVEQRNAEDFQVSQTSAETAALRELGYEVQVVVKAVVPDGPSAGVLRPGDVITSVDGEPVPLASRLTELVRAKPAGTALRIGYTRDGRAETATVTSGEQDGRPRIGIEIEQRQPHPFTLTIDLEDIGGPSAGLMFALGIVDKLTPEDLTGGQIIAGTGTIDDTGRVGPIGGIPQKLVGAKQAGATAFLVPAANCAEAVRNAQPDLPLLRVGSLDEALTALETLRAGGTPTRC, encoded by the coding sequence ATGAGACGTCGCGGCCTGACCGTCCTGCTCGGTGCTCTGCTCACCACCCTGCTCAGCATCGGCGTGCTCGGCACGCCCATCCCGTACGTGGTGCTCGGTCCCGGCCCGACCGTCAACACGCTCGGCGAGGAGGACGGCCGGGACGTCATCCAGGTCACCGGTCGGGAGACCTCCCGCTCCGCCGGCCAGTTGCGGCTCACCACCGTGGGGGTGCAGCCCGGCGTGCGGCTGCGCTCGGCGATCCAGGGCTGGTTCTCCGACGAGGAGGCGGTGGTGCCGCGGGAGCTGGTCTATCCGCCGGGGGAGACGCAGGAGGAGGTCGAGCAGCGCAACGCCGAGGACTTCCAGGTCTCGCAGACCAGCGCCGAGACGGCGGCGCTGCGTGAACTCGGCTACGAGGTGCAGGTCGTGGTCAAGGCGGTGGTCCCGGACGGCCCTTCGGCCGGCGTGTTGCGGCCGGGCGACGTGATCACCTCCGTCGACGGGGAGCCGGTGCCGCTGGCGTCCCGGCTGACCGAGCTGGTGCGGGCGAAGCCTGCGGGCACGGCGCTGCGCATCGGCTACACCCGCGACGGGCGCGCCGAGACCGCCACCGTCACCAGCGGGGAGCAGGACGGCCGCCCCCGGATCGGGATCGAGATCGAGCAGCGGCAGCCGCACCCGTTCACCCTCACCATCGACCTGGAGGACATCGGCGGCCCGAGCGCCGGGCTGATGTTCGCCCTCGGCATCGTCGACAAGCTCACCCCGGAGGACCTGACCGGCGGCCAGATCATCGCCGGCACCGGCACGATCGACGACACGGGCCGGGTCGGCCCCATCGGTGGCATCCCGCAGAAGCTGGTGGGGGCGAAGCAGGCCGGCGCGACGGCGTTCCTGGTTCCGGCGGCGAACTGCGCCGAGGCCGTCCGCAACGCCCAGCCCGACCTGCCGCTGCTGCGGGTCGGGTCGCTGGACGAGGCCCTGACGGCGCTGGAGACCCTGCGCGCCGGTGGTACGCCGACCCGCTGCTGA
- a CDS encoding zinc-dependent metalloprotease: MPDIPFGFALPGGQPPDPNDPAQMQQFMSQLQHLLAAPGSGPVNWDLARQVAASQLAATGDPAVTPFERNAVDEALRLADHWLEPASALPSGIRTSLAWNRNEWIYKTLDVWRKLCDPVASRMVGAMGDLVPPEARAQLGPMQSMVATLGGALFGGQLGQALGSLAAEVLSAGDIGLPLGPAGTAALIPANIRAYGEGLELPEDEVRLYVALREAAHQRLFEHVPWLRGHVLTAVETYAAGIRVNREAIEEAMGRVDPTDPESMQAIALEGIFTPEDSPAQKASLARLETALALVEGWVCHVVDSAAGQRLPNVVALGEAFRRRRAAGGPAEQTFAALVGLELRPRRLREAAALWAALTEHRGIAGRDDLWGHPDLLPSDDDFADPVAFATAQLDLSELDSFDFSAPGGPEEKAPGERDDPDGDTRS; the protein is encoded by the coding sequence GTGCCTGATATTCCGTTCGGTTTCGCGCTCCCGGGTGGGCAACCACCAGACCCCAACGATCCCGCGCAGATGCAGCAGTTCATGTCGCAGTTGCAGCACCTGCTCGCCGCGCCGGGCAGCGGGCCGGTGAACTGGGACCTGGCCCGGCAGGTGGCCGCCAGTCAACTGGCCGCCACCGGTGACCCGGCGGTCACGCCGTTCGAGCGCAACGCGGTGGATGAGGCCCTGCGGCTCGCCGACCACTGGCTGGAGCCGGCCTCCGCGCTGCCGTCGGGCATCCGGACCTCGCTGGCCTGGAACCGCAACGAGTGGATCTACAAGACGCTGGACGTGTGGCGCAAGCTCTGCGACCCGGTGGCCAGCCGCATGGTCGGGGCGATGGGCGACCTGGTGCCGCCGGAGGCCCGTGCGCAGCTCGGCCCGATGCAGTCGATGGTCGCCACCCTCGGTGGCGCGTTGTTCGGCGGCCAGCTCGGCCAGGCGCTCGGCTCGCTCGCCGCGGAGGTGCTCTCCGCCGGTGACATCGGGCTGCCGCTCGGTCCGGCCGGCACGGCCGCGCTGATCCCGGCGAACATCCGGGCGTACGGCGAAGGGCTGGAGCTACCGGAGGACGAGGTACGCCTCTACGTTGCGCTGCGCGAGGCCGCCCACCAGCGGCTGTTCGAGCACGTGCCGTGGCTGCGCGGGCACGTGCTCACCGCCGTGGAGACGTACGCGGCCGGGATCCGGGTGAACCGGGAGGCGATCGAGGAGGCGATGGGGCGGGTCGACCCGACCGACCCGGAGTCGATGCAGGCGATCGCGCTGGAGGGCATCTTCACCCCGGAGGACAGCCCGGCGCAGAAGGCGTCCCTGGCCCGGCTGGAGACCGCGCTGGCCCTGGTGGAGGGCTGGGTCTGCCACGTGGTGGACAGCGCCGCCGGGCAGCGGCTGCCCAACGTCGTGGCCCTCGGCGAGGCGTTCCGCCGTCGGCGGGCGGCCGGCGGGCCGGCCGAGCAGACCTTCGCGGCCCTGGTCGGGCTGGAACTGCGGCCGCGCCGGCTGCGGGAGGCGGCGGCGCTGTGGGCCGCGCTCACCGAGCACCGGGGCATCGCGGGCCGCGACGACCTCTGGGGCCACCCGGATCTGCTTCCCTCGGACGACGACTTCGCCGACCCGGTGGCCTTCGCGACGGCCCAACTCGACCTGAGCGAGCTGGACAGCTTCGACTTCTCCGCGCCGGGCGGGCCGGAGGAGAAGGCACCCGGCGAGCGTGACGACCCGGACGGCGACACCCGCTCCTGA
- a CDS encoding DUF5679 domain-containing protein, translating to MADQAQTYNGYCVKCKEKRDFEGRVEVSKTGMNMAKGKCPVCGTTVNRILGKAKV from the coding sequence GTGGCCGACCAGGCCCAGACCTACAACGGTTACTGCGTCAAGTGCAAGGAGAAGCGGGACTTCGAGGGTCGCGTCGAGGTCTCGAAGACCGGCATGAACATGGCCAAGGGCAAGTGTCCGGTGTGCGGCACAACAGTGAACCGCATCCTGGGCAAGGCCAAGGTCTGA